From the Leguminivora glycinivorella isolate SPB_JAAS2020 chromosome 15, LegGlyc_1.1, whole genome shotgun sequence genome, one window contains:
- the LOC125233857 gene encoding furin-like protease 2 isoform X1: MCQSWRALALLAVLGWSGAVRESMYHNQFAVHVPGGAHHVDDIAARHGFVNHGQIGSLKGYYLLSHHEVRKRSTEPSHDHHKKLNDEPQVHWVQQQQERRRVKRDYSPYEGIWPRRLQSHGRPQHPRALASAAFFPDPLFKEQWYLNGGAKDGLDMNVSPAWQKGYTGKGVVVSILDDGIQTNHPDLAQNYDPNASTDINGNDDDPMPQDNGDNKHGTRCAGEVAAVAYNQYCGVGIAYNASIGGVRMLDGVVNDAVEARALGLNPDHIDVYSASWGPEDDGKTVDGPGPLARRAFIYGVTSGRRGKGSIFVWASGNGGRHTDSCNCDGYTNSIFTLSISSATQGGYKPWYLEECSSTLATTYSSGTPGHDKSVATVDMDGRLRPDHICTVEHTGTSASAPLAAGICALALEANPDLTWRDMQYLVVLTSRPQPLERETGWIINGVKRKVSHKFGYGLMDASEMVNLAEQWISVPPQHICKSQEINEDKSIESTFGYTLSVHMDVNGCGGTVNEVRYLEHVQCKISLRFFPRGNLRIVLKSPMGTVSTLLFERPRDVVSSNFDEWPFLSVHFWGEQAEGRWTLQIINGGNRHVNQAGILKKWQLIFYGTNIDPVRLRNKRPLAGNLPLAFPTAADGYEAIGDSFYNTDAFANYQNFPTLFAAGSDPEKAVARLDGHNVPSPQGESVLADSNDRRVVHDCDPECDSQGCYGKGPTQCIACKHYRLDDACVSRCPPRSYANQGGVCWQCHESCETCVGPGLDSCLTCAPAHLLVADLAVCLQQCPDGYWEDTDSSVCRPCAAHCATCSERADSCNSCDHHLLLHSGTCLTSCPPSYYETDDYGCAKCHPTCDTCTGPGESQCVTCHASHYAINGQCNTSCPSGYYADKKRRECVKCPVGCKTCTNGFCLVCEPKWELNKKGKCVLLGGEQCTSTEFIQDGQCHQCHSACDTCYGGDEEHCLTCPSPNLLQDNNRCVTDCARGFYSEAGRCARCTHGCSACVSRLNCTACAGALRLQSGSCRASCADGYYADRGTCTKCYLSCRTCIGPRRDQCASCPTGWRLAAGECHPECPQGFYQTPDGCRRCHHYCRECDGSGPLHCKSCPPRFMLDGGLCMECLGSQYYDASSGLCKACDSSCRTCSGPGQFSCTACSRPLRLDRLNNQCVTCCADRGTAANTTAVDCCHCHPDTGECINSSVAGKRRIAEYGALRTETVRATPGVAAVVLAVCAAATVLFLTVLLVLQARSRREPVTRSRGVVYSPLACTDDGEVSVLTTRSACPVKLEHKLEHPLEHEPELEHEPLLEQRT; the protein is encoded by the exons ATTGGCTCGCTCAAGGGCTACTATCTGCTGTCACACCACGAGGTCCGCAAGCGCTCGACGGAACCCAGTCATGATCACCACAAGAAACTGAATGATGAACCACAG GTACACTGGGTCCAGCAGCAGCAGGAGCGGAGGCGAGTCAAGCGGGACTACTCGCCTTACGAAGGCATCTGGCCTCGACGCCTGCAGTCGCACGGCCGACCGCAGCATCCACGCGCGCTCGCCTCGGCGGCATTCTTCCCTGACCCACTCTTTAAGGAGCAATGGTACTTG AACGGTGGTGCGAAAGATGGCTTAGACATGAACGTGTCACCAGCTTGGCAAAAAGGCTACACAGGCAAAGGCGTTGTGGTATCAATCTTAGATGATGGAATACAGACAAATCATCCTGACCTCGCCCAAAACTAT GATCCCAACGCATCCACTGACATTAATGGCAACGATGACGACCCCATGCCACAAGACAACGGCGACAACAAACACGGCACGAGATGTGCTGGCGAGGTGGCTGCCGTCGCGTACAACCAGTACTGCGGAGTTGGTATAGCTTACAACGCGAGCATAGGCGGAGTAAGGATGTTAGACGGCGTGGTCAACGATGCCGTCGAGGCTAGGGCTCTGGGGCTCAACCCGGACCATATTGACGTGTACAGCGCTTCATGGGGACCTGAGGATGACGGCAAGACGGTTGATGGACCGGGGCCGTTAGCACGGAG ggcatttatttacGGAGTGACAAGCGGCCGCAGAGGTAAAGGATCTATCTTCGTATGGGCATCAGGAAACGGTGGACGACATACGGATTCTTGCAACTGCGATGGTTACACTAATAGCATTTTCACGCTATCCATCTCCAGCGCTACTCAAGGAGGATATAAACCCTGGTATTTAGAAGAATGCTCTTCCACTTTAGCTACAACGTACAGTTCAGGCACTCCTGGCCACGATAAGAGTGTAGCCACTGTAGATATGGATGGTAGATTAAGACCTGATCATATTTGTACAGTAGAACACACAGGTACTTCAGCGTCAGCTCCCCTGGCCGCCGGAATTTGTGCTTTAGCGCTAGAAGCTAACCCTGACTTAACGTGGAGAGATATGCAATATTTAGTGGTTCTAACGTCACGACCTCAACCTTTAGAAAGAGAAACAGGCTGGATAATCAATGGTGTCAAAAGGAAAGTTAGTCACAAATTCGGATATGGTCTCATGGATGCATCTGAGATGGTGAACTTAGCTGAACAATGGATATCAGTTCCTCCTCAACATATTTGTAAATCTCAAGAAATCAACGAAGACAAATCGATCGAATCCACTTTTGGCTACACGTTATCGGTGCATATGGACGTGAATGGCTGTGGTGGTACTGTCAACGAAGTACGATATCTCGAACATGTTCAATGCAAAATATCATTGAGATTTTTCCCTCGCGGTAATTTGCGTATAGTACTCAAATCCCCTATGGGTACTGTATCGACTTTGCTCTTTGAAAGGCCACGTGATGTAGTGAGCTCGAACTTTGACGAGTGGCCATTCCTTAGCGTTCACTTCTGGGGAGAACAAGCAGAAGGAAGATGGACGTTGCAGATCATCAACGGCGGCAACAGACACGTGAACCAGGCTGGTATACTAAAGAAATGGCAACTTATATTTTATGGAACAAACATTGACCCGGTGAGATTACGTAATAAAAGGCCATTGGCCGGAAACCTTCCGTTAGCGTTCCCAACTGCCGCAGACGGTTACGAAGCTATCGGGGATTCTTTTTACAACACTGACGCGTTTGCCAATTATCAGAACTTTCCGACGCTATTCGCCGCCGGCTCAGACCCGGAGAAGGCGGTAGCCCGGCTCGACGGACACAATGTCCCTTCACCGCAGGGGGAGAGTGTTCTGGCTGATAGCAACGACAGGCGCGTCGTGCACGACTGTGACCCCGAATGCGATTCTCAAGGCTGCTATGGTAAAGGACCTACTCAATGCATTGCTTGTAAGCACTATCGATTGGACGACGCCTGTGTTTCACGGTGTCCCCCTAGGAGCTACGCTAACCAAGGCGGAGTGTGCTGGCAGTGCCATGAATCTTGTGAGACGTGTGTTGGACCCGGATTGGACTCTTGTTTAACTTGCGCGCCTGCTCATTTGCTAGTAGCAGATTTAGCAGTTTGCTTGCAGCAATGCCCTGATGGCTATTGGGAGGACACTGACTCTTCGGTCTGCCGTCCGTGCGCTGCTCATTGCGCGACTTGCTCCGAACGGGCGGACTCTTGCAACTCCTGCGACCACCATTTGCTACTACACAGTGGTACTTGTCTGACTTCATGTCCTCCATCTTATTATGAAACCGATGACTACGGATGCGCTAAATGCCATCCTACTTGCGATACTTGCACTGGTCCGGGAGAGTCGCAGTGCGTTACATGTCACGCTTCCCACTACGCAATCAATGGACAATGTAACACGTCATGCCCTTCTGGATACTATGCCGATAAGAAGAGAAGAGAATGTGTCAA ATGTCCTGTAGGCTGTAAAACATGCACGAACGGCTTCTGTCTGGTCTGCGAGCCGAAATGGGAGCTGAACAAGAAGGGCAAGTGTGTGCTGCTGGGCGGAGAGCAGTGCACGTCCACCGAATTCATTCAGGACGGGCAGTGCCACCAGTGCCACTCTGCCTGTGACACGTGCTATGGAGGTGACGAGGAGCATTGTCTGACGTGCCCTTCGCCGAACCTGTTGCAGGATAACAA CAGATGCGTCACCGACTGCGCTCGGGGCTTCTACTCTGAGGCGGGCCGTTGCGCGCGTTGCACGCACGGCTGCTCAGCGTGTGTGTCGCGGCTCAACTGCACGGCCTGTGCCGGTGCTCTGCGGTTGCAATCCGGATCGTGCCGGGCATCGTGTGCTGACGG GTACTATGCGGATCGCGGGACCTGTACTAAGTGCTACCTGTCTTGTCGGACATGCATCGGGCCGCGTCGAGACCAGTGCGCTTCGTGCCCTACGGGATGGCGGCTGGCGGCTGGAGAGTGCCATCCCGAGTGCCCTCAGG GTTTCTACCAGACTCCAGACGGCTGCCGTCGCTGCCACCACTACTGCCGGGAATGTGACGGTTCCGGGCCCCTTCACTGCAAATCCTGTCCGCCCCGCTTCATGCTCGACGGCGGGCTGTGTATGGAATGTCTCGGCTCCCAGTACTACGATGCCAGCAGTGGATTGTGTAAAGCGTGCGACTCCAGCTGCAGAACTTGCTCTGGCCCGGGACAGTTTAGTTGTACGGCTTGCTCTAGGCCGCTGAGGCTCGACAG GCTCAACAACCAATGTGTGACGTGCTGCGCGGACCGAGGCACCGCCGCCAACACGACGGCAGTCGACTGCTGTCACTGCCACCCTGACACAG GGGAGTGCATAAACTCATCCGTGGCGGGCAAGCGACGGATCGCCGAGTACGGCGCGCTGCGTACAGAGACCGTGCGCGCGACACCAGGTGTCGCTGCGGTCGTGCTCGCCGTGTGCGCTGCCGCCACTGTGCTGTTCTTGACCGTGCTGCTCGTGTTACAG
- the LOC125233857 gene encoding furin-like protease 2 isoform X3 gives MCQSWRALALLAVLGWSGAVRESMYHNQFAVHVPGGAHHVDDIAARHGFVNHGQIGSLKGYYLLSHHEVRKRSTEPSHDHHKKLNDEPQVHWVQQQQERRRVKRDYSPYEGIWPRRLQSHGRPQHPRALASAAFFPDPLFKEQWYLNGGAKDGLDMNVSPAWQKGYTGKGVVVSILDDGIQTNHPDLAQNYDPNASTDINGNDDDPMPQDNGDNKHGTRCAGEVAAVAYNQYCGVGIAYNASIGGVRMLDGVVNDAVEARALGLNPDHIDVYSASWGPEDDGKTVDGPGPLARRAFIYGVTSGRRGKGSIFVWASGNGGRHTDSCNCDGYTNSIFTLSISSATQGGYKPWYLEECSSTLATTYSSGTPGHDKSVATVDMDGRLRPDHICTVEHTGTSASAPLAAGICALALEANPDLTWRDMQYLVVLTSRPQPLERETGWIINGVKRKVSHKFGYGLMDASEMVNLAEQWISVPPQHICKSQEINEDKSIESTFGYTLSVHMDVNGCGGTVNEVRYLEHVQCKISLRFFPRGNLRIVLKSPMGTVSTLLFERPRDVVSSNFDEWPFLSVHFWGEQAEGRWTLQIINGGNRHVNQAGILKKWQLIFYGTNIDPVRLRNKRPLAGNLPLAFPTAADGYEAIGDSFYNTDAFANYQNFPTLFAAGSDPEKAVARLDGHNVPSPQGESVLADSNDRRVVHDCDPECDSQGCYGKGPTQCIACKHYRLDDACVSRCPPRSYANQGGVCWQCHESCETCVGPGLDSCLTCAPAHLLVADLAVCLQQCPDGYWEDTDSSVCRPCAAHCATCSERADSCNSCDHHLLLHSGTCLTSCPPSYYETDDYGCAKCHPTCDTCTGPGESQCVTCHASHYAINGQCNTSCPSGYYADKKRRECVKCPVGCKTCTNGFCLVCEPKWELNKKGKCVLLGGEQCTSTEFIQDGQCHQCHSACDTCYGGDEEHCLTCPSPNLLQDNKCVTDCARGFYSEAGRCARCTHGCSACVSRLNCTACAGALRLQSGSCRASCADGYYADRGTCTKCYLSCRTCIGPRRDQCASCPTGWRLAAGECHPECPQGFYQTPDGCRRCHHYCRECDGSGPLHCKSCPPRFMLDGGLCMECLGSQYYDASSGLCKACDSSCRTCSGPGQFSCTACSRPLRLDRLNNQCVTCCADRGTAANTTAVDCCHCHPDTGECINSSVAGKRRIAEYGALRTETVRATPGVAAVVLAVCAAATVLFLTVLLVLQARSRREPVTRSRGVVYSPLACTDDGEVSVLTTRSACPVKLEHKLEHPLEHEPELEHEPLLEQRT, from the exons ATTGGCTCGCTCAAGGGCTACTATCTGCTGTCACACCACGAGGTCCGCAAGCGCTCGACGGAACCCAGTCATGATCACCACAAGAAACTGAATGATGAACCACAG GTACACTGGGTCCAGCAGCAGCAGGAGCGGAGGCGAGTCAAGCGGGACTACTCGCCTTACGAAGGCATCTGGCCTCGACGCCTGCAGTCGCACGGCCGACCGCAGCATCCACGCGCGCTCGCCTCGGCGGCATTCTTCCCTGACCCACTCTTTAAGGAGCAATGGTACTTG AACGGTGGTGCGAAAGATGGCTTAGACATGAACGTGTCACCAGCTTGGCAAAAAGGCTACACAGGCAAAGGCGTTGTGGTATCAATCTTAGATGATGGAATACAGACAAATCATCCTGACCTCGCCCAAAACTAT GATCCCAACGCATCCACTGACATTAATGGCAACGATGACGACCCCATGCCACAAGACAACGGCGACAACAAACACGGCACGAGATGTGCTGGCGAGGTGGCTGCCGTCGCGTACAACCAGTACTGCGGAGTTGGTATAGCTTACAACGCGAGCATAGGCGGAGTAAGGATGTTAGACGGCGTGGTCAACGATGCCGTCGAGGCTAGGGCTCTGGGGCTCAACCCGGACCATATTGACGTGTACAGCGCTTCATGGGGACCTGAGGATGACGGCAAGACGGTTGATGGACCGGGGCCGTTAGCACGGAG ggcatttatttacGGAGTGACAAGCGGCCGCAGAGGTAAAGGATCTATCTTCGTATGGGCATCAGGAAACGGTGGACGACATACGGATTCTTGCAACTGCGATGGTTACACTAATAGCATTTTCACGCTATCCATCTCCAGCGCTACTCAAGGAGGATATAAACCCTGGTATTTAGAAGAATGCTCTTCCACTTTAGCTACAACGTACAGTTCAGGCACTCCTGGCCACGATAAGAGTGTAGCCACTGTAGATATGGATGGTAGATTAAGACCTGATCATATTTGTACAGTAGAACACACAGGTACTTCAGCGTCAGCTCCCCTGGCCGCCGGAATTTGTGCTTTAGCGCTAGAAGCTAACCCTGACTTAACGTGGAGAGATATGCAATATTTAGTGGTTCTAACGTCACGACCTCAACCTTTAGAAAGAGAAACAGGCTGGATAATCAATGGTGTCAAAAGGAAAGTTAGTCACAAATTCGGATATGGTCTCATGGATGCATCTGAGATGGTGAACTTAGCTGAACAATGGATATCAGTTCCTCCTCAACATATTTGTAAATCTCAAGAAATCAACGAAGACAAATCGATCGAATCCACTTTTGGCTACACGTTATCGGTGCATATGGACGTGAATGGCTGTGGTGGTACTGTCAACGAAGTACGATATCTCGAACATGTTCAATGCAAAATATCATTGAGATTTTTCCCTCGCGGTAATTTGCGTATAGTACTCAAATCCCCTATGGGTACTGTATCGACTTTGCTCTTTGAAAGGCCACGTGATGTAGTGAGCTCGAACTTTGACGAGTGGCCATTCCTTAGCGTTCACTTCTGGGGAGAACAAGCAGAAGGAAGATGGACGTTGCAGATCATCAACGGCGGCAACAGACACGTGAACCAGGCTGGTATACTAAAGAAATGGCAACTTATATTTTATGGAACAAACATTGACCCGGTGAGATTACGTAATAAAAGGCCATTGGCCGGAAACCTTCCGTTAGCGTTCCCAACTGCCGCAGACGGTTACGAAGCTATCGGGGATTCTTTTTACAACACTGACGCGTTTGCCAATTATCAGAACTTTCCGACGCTATTCGCCGCCGGCTCAGACCCGGAGAAGGCGGTAGCCCGGCTCGACGGACACAATGTCCCTTCACCGCAGGGGGAGAGTGTTCTGGCTGATAGCAACGACAGGCGCGTCGTGCACGACTGTGACCCCGAATGCGATTCTCAAGGCTGCTATGGTAAAGGACCTACTCAATGCATTGCTTGTAAGCACTATCGATTGGACGACGCCTGTGTTTCACGGTGTCCCCCTAGGAGCTACGCTAACCAAGGCGGAGTGTGCTGGCAGTGCCATGAATCTTGTGAGACGTGTGTTGGACCCGGATTGGACTCTTGTTTAACTTGCGCGCCTGCTCATTTGCTAGTAGCAGATTTAGCAGTTTGCTTGCAGCAATGCCCTGATGGCTATTGGGAGGACACTGACTCTTCGGTCTGCCGTCCGTGCGCTGCTCATTGCGCGACTTGCTCCGAACGGGCGGACTCTTGCAACTCCTGCGACCACCATTTGCTACTACACAGTGGTACTTGTCTGACTTCATGTCCTCCATCTTATTATGAAACCGATGACTACGGATGCGCTAAATGCCATCCTACTTGCGATACTTGCACTGGTCCGGGAGAGTCGCAGTGCGTTACATGTCACGCTTCCCACTACGCAATCAATGGACAATGTAACACGTCATGCCCTTCTGGATACTATGCCGATAAGAAGAGAAGAGAATGTGTCAA ATGTCCTGTAGGCTGTAAAACATGCACGAACGGCTTCTGTCTGGTCTGCGAGCCGAAATGGGAGCTGAACAAGAAGGGCAAGTGTGTGCTGCTGGGCGGAGAGCAGTGCACGTCCACCGAATTCATTCAGGACGGGCAGTGCCACCAGTGCCACTCTGCCTGTGACACGTGCTATGGAGGTGACGAGGAGCATTGTCTGACGTGCCCTTCGCCGAACCTGTTGCAGGATAACAA ATGCGTCACCGACTGCGCTCGGGGCTTCTACTCTGAGGCGGGCCGTTGCGCGCGTTGCACGCACGGCTGCTCAGCGTGTGTGTCGCGGCTCAACTGCACGGCCTGTGCCGGTGCTCTGCGGTTGCAATCCGGATCGTGCCGGGCATCGTGTGCTGACGG GTACTATGCGGATCGCGGGACCTGTACTAAGTGCTACCTGTCTTGTCGGACATGCATCGGGCCGCGTCGAGACCAGTGCGCTTCGTGCCCTACGGGATGGCGGCTGGCGGCTGGAGAGTGCCATCCCGAGTGCCCTCAGG GTTTCTACCAGACTCCAGACGGCTGCCGTCGCTGCCACCACTACTGCCGGGAATGTGACGGTTCCGGGCCCCTTCACTGCAAATCCTGTCCGCCCCGCTTCATGCTCGACGGCGGGCTGTGTATGGAATGTCTCGGCTCCCAGTACTACGATGCCAGCAGTGGATTGTGTAAAGCGTGCGACTCCAGCTGCAGAACTTGCTCTGGCCCGGGACAGTTTAGTTGTACGGCTTGCTCTAGGCCGCTGAGGCTCGACAG GCTCAACAACCAATGTGTGACGTGCTGCGCGGACCGAGGCACCGCCGCCAACACGACGGCAGTCGACTGCTGTCACTGCCACCCTGACACAG GGGAGTGCATAAACTCATCCGTGGCGGGCAAGCGACGGATCGCCGAGTACGGCGCGCTGCGTACAGAGACCGTGCGCGCGACACCAGGTGTCGCTGCGGTCGTGCTCGCCGTGTGCGCTGCCGCCACTGTGCTGTTCTTGACCGTGCTGCTCGTGTTACAG
- the LOC125233857 gene encoding furin-like protease 2 isoform X2, translating to MCQSWRALALLAVLGWSGAVRESMYHNQFAVHVPGGAHHVDDIAARHGFVNHGQIGSLKGYYLLSHHEVRKRSTEPSHDHHKKLNDEPQVHWVQQQQERRRVKRDYSPYEGIWPRRLQSHGRPQHPRALASAAFFPDPLFKEQWYLNGGAKDGLDMNVSPAWQKGYTGKGVVVSILDDGIQTNHPDLAQNYDPNASTDINGNDDDPMPQDNGDNKHGTRCAGEVAAVAYNQYCGVGIAYNASIGGVRMLDGVVNDAVEARALGLNPDHIDVYSASWGPEDDGKTVDGPGPLARRAFIYGVTSGRRGKGSIFVWASGNGGRHTDSCNCDGYTNSIFTLSISSATQGGYKPWYLEECSSTLATTYSSGTPGHDKSVATVDMDGRLRPDHICTVEHTGTSASAPLAAGICALALEANPDLTWRDMQYLVVLTSRPQPLERETGWIINGVKRKVSHKFGYGLMDASEMVNLAEQWISVPPQHICKSQEINEDKSIESTFGYTLSVHMDVNGCGGTVNEVRYLEHVQCKISLRFFPRGNLRIVLKSPMGTVSTLLFERPRDVVSSNFDEWPFLSVHFWGEQAEGRWTLQIINGGNRHVNQAGILKKWQLIFYGTNIDPVRLRNKRPLAGNLPLAFPTAADGYEAIGDSFYNTDAFANYQNFPTLFAAGSDPEKAVARLDGHNVPSPQGESVLADSNDRRVVHDCDPECDSQGCYGKGPTQCIACKHYRLDDACVSRCPPRSYANQGGVCWQCHESCETCVGPGLDSCLTCAPAHLLVADLAVCLQQCPDGYWEDTDSSVCRPCAAHCATCSERADSCNSCDHHLLLHSGTCLTSCPPSYYETDDYGCAKCHPTCDTCTGPGESQCVTCHASHYAINGQCNTSCPSGYYADKKRRECVKCPVGCKTCTNGFCLVCEPKWELNKKGKCVLLGGEQCTSTEFIQDGQCHQCHSACDTCYGGDEEHCLTCPSPNLLQDNNRCVTDCARGFYSEAGRCARCTHGCSACVSRLNCTACAGALRLQSGSCRASCADGYYADRGTCTKCYLSCRTCIGPRRDQCASCPTGWRLAAGECHPECPQGFYQTPDGCRRCHHYCRECDGSGPLHCKSCPPRFMLDGGLCMECLGSQYYDASSGLCKACDSSCRTCSGPGQFSCTACSRPLRLDRLNNQCVTCCADRGTAANTTAVDCCHCHPDTGECINSSVAGKRRIAEYGALRTETVRATPGVAAVVLAVCAAATVLFLTVLLVLQARSRREPVTRSRGVVYSPLACTDDGEVSVLTTRSACPVKLEHKLEHPLEHEPELEHEPLLEQRT from the exons ATTGGCTCGCTCAAGGGCTACTATCTGCTGTCACACCACGAGGTCCGCAAGCGCTCGACGGAACCCAGTCATGATCACCACAAGAAACTGAATGATGAACCACAG GTACACTGGGTCCAGCAGCAGCAGGAGCGGAGGCGAGTCAAGCGGGACTACTCGCCTTACGAAGGCATCTGGCCTCGACGCCTGCAGTCGCACGGCCGACCGCAGCATCCACGCGCGCTCGCCTCGGCGGCATTCTTCCCTGACCCACTCTTTAAGGAGCAATGGTACTTG AACGGTGGTGCGAAAGATGGCTTAGACATGAACGTGTCACCAGCTTGGCAAAAAGGCTACACAGGCAAAGGCGTTGTGGTATCAATCTTAGATGATGGAATACAGACAAATCATCCTGACCTCGCCCAAAACTAT GATCCCAACGCATCCACTGACATTAATGGCAACGATGACGACCCCATGCCACAAGACAACGGCGACAACAAACACGGCACGAGATGTGCTGGCGAGGTGGCTGCCGTCGCGTACAACCAGTACTGCGGAGTTGGTATAGCTTACAACGCGAGCATAGGCGGAGTAAGGATGTTAGACGGCGTGGTCAACGATGCCGTCGAGGCTAGGGCTCTGGGGCTCAACCCGGACCATATTGACGTGTACAGCGCTTCATGGGGACCTGAGGATGACGGCAAGACGGTTGATGGACCGGGGCCGTTAGCACGGAG ggcatttatttacGGAGTGACAAGCGGCCGCAGAGGTAAAGGATCTATCTTCGTATGGGCATCAGGAAACGGTGGACGACATACGGATTCTTGCAACTGCGATGGTTACACTAATAGCATTTTCACGCTATCCATCTCCAGCGCTACTCAAGGAGGATATAAACCCTGGTATTTAGAAGAATGCTCTTCCACTTTAGCTACAACGTACAGTTCAGGCACTCCTGGCCACGATAAGAGTGTAGCCACTGTAGATATGGATGGTAGATTAAGACCTGATCATATTTGTACAGTAGAACACACAGGTACTTCAGCGTCAGCTCCCCTGGCCGCCGGAATTTGTGCTTTAGCGCTAGAAGCTAACCCTGACTTAACGTGGAGAGATATGCAATATTTAGTGGTTCTAACGTCACGACCTCAACCTTTAGAAAGAGAAACAGGCTGGATAATCAATGGTGTCAAAAGGAAAGTTAGTCACAAATTCGGATATGGTCTCATGGATGCATCTGAGATGGTGAACTTAGCTGAACAATGGATATCAGTTCCTCCTCAACATATTTGTAAATCTCAAGAAATCAACGAAGACAAATCGATCGAATCCACTTTTGGCTACACGTTATCGGTGCATATGGACGTGAATGGCTGTGGTGGTACTGTCAACGAAGTACGATATCTCGAACATGTTCAATGCAAAATATCATTGAGATTTTTCCCTCGCGGTAATTTGCGTATAGTACTCAAATCCCCTATGGGTACTGTATCGACTTTGCTCTTTGAAAGGCCACGTGATGTAGTGAGCTCGAACTTTGACGAGTGGCCATTCCTTAGCGTTCACTTCTGGGGAGAACAAGCAGAAGGAAGATGGACGTTGCAGATCATCAACGGCGGCAACAGACACGTGAACCAGGCTGGTATACTAAAGAAATGGCAACTTATATTTTATGGAACAAACATTGACCCGGTGAGATTACGTAATAAAAGGCCATTGGCCGGAAACCTTCCGTTAGCGTTCCCAACTGCCGCAGACGGTTACGAAGCTATCGGGGATTCTTTTTACAACACTGACGCGTTTGCCAATTATCAGAACTTTCCGACGCTATTCGCCGCCGGCTCAGACCCGGAGAAGGCGGTAGCCCGGCTCGACGGACACAATGTCCCTTCACCGCAGGGGGAGAGTGTTCTGGCTGATAGCAACGACAGGCGCGTCGTGCACGACTGTGACCCCGAATGCGATTCTCAAGGCTGCTATGGTAAAGGACCTACTCAATGCATTGCTTGTAAGCACTATCGATTGGACGACGCCTGTGTTTCACGGTGTCCCCCTAGGAGCTACGCTAACCAAGGCGGAGTGTGCTGGCAGTGCCATGAATCTTGTGAGACGTGTGTTGGACCCGGATTGGACTCTTGTTTAACTTGCGCGCCTGCTCATTTGCTAGTAGCAGATTTAGCAGTTTGCTTGCAGCAATGCCCTGATGGCTATTGGGAGGACACTGACTCTTCGGTCTGCCGTCCGTGCGCTGCTCATTGCGCGACTTGCTCCGAACGGGCGGACTCTTGCAACTCCTGCGACCACCATTTGCTACTACACAGTGGTACTTGTCTGACTTCATGTCCTCCATCTTATTATGAAACCGATGACTACGGATGCGCTAAATGCCATCCTACTTGCGATACTTGCACTGGTCCGGGAGAGTCGCAGTGCGTTACATGTCACGCTTCCCACTACGCAATCAATGGACAATGTAACACGTCATGCCCTTCTGGATACTATGCCGATAAGAAGAGAAGAGAATGTGTCAA ATGTCCTGTAGGCTGTAAAACATGCACGAACGGCTTCTGTCTGGTCTGCGAGCCGAAATGGGAGCTGAACAAGAAGGGCAAGTGTGTGCTGCTGGGCGGAGAGCAGTGCACGTCCACCGAATTCATTCAGGACGGGCAGTGCCACCAGTGCCACTCTGCCTGTGACACGTGCTATGGAGGTGACGAGGAGCATTGTCTGACGTGCCCTTCGCCGAACCTGTTGCAGGATAACAA CAGATGCGTCACCGACTGCGCTCGGGGCTTCTACTCTGAGGCGGGCCGTTGCGCGCGTTGCACGCACGGCTGCTCAGCGTGTGTGTCGCGGCTCAACTGCACGGCCTGTGCCGGTGCTCTGCGGTTGCAATCCGGATCGTGCCGGGCATCGTGTGCTGACGG GTACTATGCGGATCGCGGGACCTGTACTAAGTGCTACCTGTCTTGTCGGACATGCATCGGGCCGCGTCGAGACCAGTGCGCTTCGTGCCCTACGGGATGGCGGCTGGCGGCTGGAGAGTGCCATCCCGAGTGCCCTCAGG GTTTCTACCAGACTCCAGACGGCTGCCGTCGCTGCCACCACTACTGCCGGGAATGTGACGGTTCCGGGCCCCTTCACTGCAAATCCTGTCCGCCCCGCTTCATGCTCGACGGCGGGCTGTGTATGGAATGTCTCGGCTCCCAGTACTACGATGCCAGCAGTGGATTGTGTAAAGCGTGCGACTCCAGCTGCAGAACTTGCTCTGGCCCGGGACAGTTTAGTTGTACGGCTTGCTCTAGGCCGCTGAGGCTCGACAG GCTCAACAACCAATGTGTGACGTGCTGCGCGGACCGAGGCACCGCCGCCAACACGACGGCAGTCGACTGCTGTCACTGCCACCCTGACACAG GGGAGTGCATAAACTCATCCGTGGCGGGCAAGCGACGGATCGCCGAGTACGGCGCGCTGCGTACAGAGACCGTGCGCGCGACACCAG GTGTCGCTGCGGTCGTGCTCGCCGTGTGCGCCGCCGCCACTGTGCTGTTCCTGACTGTGCTGCTCGTGTTACAG